The Bosea sp. AS-1 region CTTCGGCGCGTCGAGCGCTGTGCCCTGCTTGCGCTCATGGGCAAAGGCCAGCGCGTGCTGATAGGCACGCTCGGCGATGGCGACGCCCTGCAGCGCGACGTTGAGCCGGGCATTGTTCATCATCGTGAACATGCAGGCGAGACCGCGGTTCTCCTCGCCGATCAGCCAGCCGATCGCGCCATCCTTGTCGCCGAAAGCCATGGAGCAGGTCGGCGAGGCATGGATGCCGAGCTTGTGCTCGATGCCGGAGCAGCGCAGGTCGTTGTGAGCGCCGAGCGAACCATCGGCATTGACCAGGTATTTCGGCACGAGGAAGAGCGAGATGCCACGCGTCCCGGGAGGGGCATCGGGCAGGCGCGCCAGCACGAGATGGACGATGTTGTCCGTCAGATCGTGCTCGCCATAGGTGATGAAGATCTTCTGGCCGGTGATGCGATAGGTGCCGTCCGCCACGCGCTCGGCCTTGCTGCGCAGCGCATTGAGGTCGGAGCCCGCCTGCGGCTCGGTCAGGTTCATCGTGCCCATCCATTCGCCCGAGACGAGCTTGGCGAGATAGGTCTCCTTGAGATGCTCCGAGCCGTGCGCGTAGAGCGCCTCGATCGCGCCGACGGTCAGCAGCGGGCCGAGCGCAAAGGCGAAGGCGGCCGAGTTCCACATTTCGATGCAGGCCGATTGCAGCAGCGTCGGCAGGCCCTGCCCGCCATAGGTTTCCGGCGCCGGCAGCGCGTTCCAGCCGGCCTCGGCCCAGGCCTTGTAGGCTTCCTTCCAGCCCGGCGGCGTCGTGACGGCACCGTCCTTCAACTTCGAGCCGTTGAGATCGCCGACGCGGTTCAGCGGTGCGATCACGTCGGCGGCGAATTTCGCCGCCTCGTCGAGCACGGCCTCGGCCACGCCGCCTTCGAGCTCAGGCGCCAACCCGTCTGCGATCAGCCGGTCGAGGCCGGCGACATGGCGCATGGTGGAGAGCATGTCCGAAACCGGGGCGCGATAGCTCATCGATCATCTCCCTGGGACCGGTGCCAGCCTGAGAGGCGGCGGCAGTCCGCTTTTACCGTTGCCGCGATGCTAGATCGCCGCGCGTCCGCAGGACGCGACAACGGCGATCTACCGAATTGTTATCGCATCGGATTATCCCGAAAAGTGGACTCCACTTTTCGGTCCGATGCTATAGCGAGGAACTATCGCCTATGCCACGCAAGCCAAGCCCGACCTTCGTTCCGTGTCGCGCTCGCCAGTTAGTTTATATATAAACCATACCCGGTCAATCTCGCCTTGAACCAGTCTCTCTCCACGACCCGCCAGACGAAGCTCCTTGCCGCCGATGCTGCCGGCATCGCGGAGGCGGCCGAACTGTTGCGCGCCGGCGGACTCGTCGCCCTGCCGACGGAGACGGTCTACGGGCTTGCGGCCGATGCGACCTCGGGAACTGCGGTCGCCGGCATCTATGCCGCCAAGGAGCGGCCGAGCTTCAACCCGTTGATCTCGCATCTCCCGGATCTGGCGAGCGCCCGCCGTCAGGGGCTGTTCGACGCCAATGCGCTGGCGTTGGCGCAAAGCTTCTGGCCGGGACCGCTGACTCTGGTGGTGCCCGCTTCCCCCGGTTGCACGGTGAGCGATCTGGCCCGGGCCGGTCTCACCACCGTCGCGCTGCGCGTGCCGGCGCATCCTGTCGCGCATGCGGTTTTGGCGGCGGCCGGTCGGCCGATCGCGGCGCCCTCCGCCAATCGCTCCGGCCGGATCAGCGCAACCAGCGCGGAGGATGCGCTTGGGGATCTCGGCGGGCGCATCGACGCGGTGCTCGATGCCGGCCCGACGGAGGTCGGTGTGGAATCGACCATCGTCGCCTGCCTCGATGGCGCACCGCGCCTGCTCAGGCCGGGCGGCGTGCCGCGCTCCGCCATCGAACATGTGATCGGCCGGCCGCTGGTCATCGCAGGCGATGCCGGTCATGCGCCGATCTCGCCCGGCATGCTCGCGTCGCATTACGCTCCGGCGGCGCGAGTCAGGCTCGAGGCGCAAGCACCGCAGCCGGGCGAGGCCTGGCTCGGCTTCGGCCCGGACGAGCAGACCTATCCCGATTCGCTCAATCTGAGCCCGACCGGGGACCTGCGCGAAGCGGCGAGCCATCTCTTCGGCTATCTGCGCCGGCTCGACACGCTCGGCCCGACGACCATTGCTGTCGCCCGCATTCCCGAGCAGGGGTTGGGCGAGGCGATCAACGACCGCCTGCGCCGCGCGGCCGCACCGCGCTGATTAGCCGGCTTCGCCGAAGACGACATCGAACCGGCAGCCCGCCCGGATTTGAACGCCACCAGCTTGCATGAATGCAAGATATCGGCTTGCGTATCGGCAGGAGAAACGCGTCGATGTCTTCCAAACTCGCCTGGGACGATTTCCGCCTGATCAAGGCGATCACCGACCATGGCGGGCTGACAGGCGCGGCGGCGGCGCTTTCGGTCAACCACTCCACCGTGTTCCGACGTCTCGGGCAGATTGAGGAGATGGTCGGAATGCCGCTCTTCGAGCGGCGCAAGACGGGTTATGTCGCGACCGTCGCCGGCGCAGAAATGGCGGCTCTCGCCGGGCGAATGGAGGAGGATGTCATCGCCTTTTCCCGCCGTCTCGCCGGTCGCGACGTGGCGCCCTCCGGCGAGATCAGGATCACCACCACCGACACGCTGCATCTCCATCTGCTGCTGCCGATCTTCGCCGGCTTCCGGGAAGCCCATCCGGCGATCCGGCTCGATGTCGTGATCGGGAACCAGGCACTGAACCTGTCCAAGCGCGATGCCGATGTCGCCATCCGCGCCAGTGACACACCGGGCGAGACGCTGGTCGGGCGGCGCATCGCGACCCTCGCCTGGGCGATCTACGGCCGGGCCGACGAGGGCATGGCAGCCGAGAAGGCAGATCCGACTGCTCTCTACCAGCGCGACTGGGTCGCGCTCGGCGATCAGCTCTCGCATGTGAAGGCAGCGCGCTTCGTGCGGGAGCATGTCGCGCCGGAGCGGATCGCGCTGAAGAGTTCTGCGGTGCTCGGCATCACCGAGGCGGTCGAGCTCGGACTCGGCATCGGTCCCCTGCCCTGCTTCATCGCCGACCGGCGGCCGGGGCTGATGCGGCTGATGCCGCCCAACCCCGATTTCGCGACCGGGCTCTGGGTGCTGACCCATCCCGACATTCGCCATGTGCCGCGCGTGCGGGCCTTCATGGACTACTGCAGCAACGAGCTGATGCGGCACCGGACGCTCATCGAGGGGTCCGAGTAGACCGCTATTCCCGCAAAAGCCGTGTCATCCCGGACAAGCGGCTTTAGCCGCGCCGATCCGGGATGCTTGAACCTTTAT contains the following coding sequences:
- a CDS encoding acyl-CoA dehydrogenase; translated protein: MSYRAPVSDMLSTMRHVAGLDRLIADGLAPELEGGVAEAVLDEAAKFAADVIAPLNRVGDLNGSKLKDGAVTTPPGWKEAYKAWAEAGWNALPAPETYGGQGLPTLLQSACIEMWNSAAFAFALGPLLTVGAIEALYAHGSEHLKETYLAKLVSGEWMGTMNLTEPQAGSDLNALRSKAERVADGTYRITGQKIFITYGEHDLTDNIVHLVLARLPDAPPGTRGISLFLVPKYLVNADGSLGAHNDLRCSGIEHKLGIHASPTCSMAFGDKDGAIGWLIGEENRGLACMFTMMNNARLNVALQGVAIAERAYQHALAFAHERKQGTALDAPKGAPMSPIIVHPDVRRMLMDMRAKTQGARAISYQVAEALDRSHRETDEARRKAASERAAILTPIAKAYATDIGIDVASTGIQVHGGMGFVEETGAAQHLRDARIAAIYEGTNGIQAIDLVTRKLPLSQGDAVHALIAEMRDIVGEVERANTPGFGHAAARLGAAVDSLERATEWMLGALGGKPADALAGATPYLKLFALAQGGTGLAKKALATRSEAEGTGDLATARFYAECIATEAPALELAVTEGAGAIADAAAVFAA
- a CDS encoding L-threonylcarbamoyladenylate synthase — encoded protein: MNQSLSTTRQTKLLAADAAGIAEAAELLRAGGLVALPTETVYGLAADATSGTAVAGIYAAKERPSFNPLISHLPDLASARRQGLFDANALALAQSFWPGPLTLVVPASPGCTVSDLARAGLTTVALRVPAHPVAHAVLAAAGRPIAAPSANRSGRISATSAEDALGDLGGRIDAVLDAGPTEVGVESTIVACLDGAPRLLRPGGVPRSAIEHVIGRPLVIAGDAGHAPISPGMLASHYAPAARVRLEAQAPQPGEAWLGFGPDEQTYPDSLNLSPTGDLREAASHLFGYLRRLDTLGPTTIAVARIPEQGLGEAINDRLRRAAAPR
- a CDS encoding LysR family transcriptional regulator is translated as MSSKLAWDDFRLIKAITDHGGLTGAAAALSVNHSTVFRRLGQIEEMVGMPLFERRKTGYVATVAGAEMAALAGRMEEDVIAFSRRLAGRDVAPSGEIRITTTDTLHLHLLLPIFAGFREAHPAIRLDVVIGNQALNLSKRDADVAIRASDTPGETLVGRRIATLAWAIYGRADEGMAAEKADPTALYQRDWVALGDQLSHVKAARFVREHVAPERIALKSSAVLGITEAVELGLGIGPLPCFIADRRPGLMRLMPPNPDFATGLWVLTHPDIRHVPRVRAFMDYCSNELMRHRTLIEGSE